In Streptomyces sclerotialus, the DNA window GAACTGGTACACCGAGTCGGCGGCGCAGTCGGCGGCGAGCTCGTCGAGGTCGAACATCTCGCCGATGGTCATCCCCATGTCGCGGAGGAGTACCAGGTGCAGGGGGAGGGTGAGCCCTTCCTGCTGCGCGGGCAGCACCTCAAGGGCCCAGTTGTCGGCCGCGACCGCTGCGACGTCCCGTTCGTGCAGCCATCGCGCGCACTCCAGCGACAGCCCCGGCTCGTCGGCCATGAAGCGCTCCCGGTCGCCGTCCGCCGCGAACACCGACCACCAGCCGGTGCGTACCAGGAGGACGTCACCGGCGCCGACCGTCACGCCCTGCTCGGCGCAGGCGGCGTCCAGGTCGTCCGGGGTGATCGCCGCACCGGCCGCGAGGCGGTCGACGCCTTTCAGCCGGGCGATGTCGAGCAGGACGCCGCGGCCGGCGATGCCCTTGGCTTGGTGCTGGATGGCGTTGCGGGAGGCGCCGAGGGCGTTGAGGTGCTCGGCGGCCGGATAGCCGTTGTAGAGGTGATCGTCGTAGTACATGTGCGACAGAGCGTCCCACTGCGTACCGGCCTGCAGCGGCATCATCACCCAGTCGTCCGCGCCGTGCCCGCCGCCGGGCAGCTCCCGTTCCTGGCCGGTGCGGGACATGAACCGGCGGGGGTTCGAGCGGAACTCCCCGGTCTGCGGACCGTCGGCGTCCAGCGGGATGCCCAGGTCGAAGACCTTTCCGGTGCGGATCGCGCCGGCCGCGGCGACGACCTTCTCGGGCGTGATCAGGTTGGTGGTGCCGCGCTGGTCGTCCGCGCCCCAGCGGCCCCAGTTGCGCAGTTCGGCGCCGAGTGCGCGCATGGCATCGGTCATCGGAGACGTTCCTCGCTTGTACATCGTAAGGTGTATTAACCATCTTTAACGAGACGCTTCCGCCGCTGTCAAAGCCGGGGGATGCCGACGCCGGTGTGGTCGGGCCGGATCACTCCTGCTCCAGCGCGGCGCTGAGCAGCGCCCGCGTGTCCGGCTCGACGTGATCGGCGTAGTAGGCGTGCAGGGCCTGGCGGGCCAACTGGGCGGCGTGCGGGGCGTCACCGGCGCGGATCGCGGCGAGCACCTGCTCGTGGTGGTCGATGGAGCGCTCCCTCCGGACGGCGGTGTCGCCCGCGTCGGCGATCTTGCGCTCGATGATCTCCACGACGGCGTCATGGACGGCGCGGGCGCAGAGCCCGAGCAGGGCGTTCCGGCTGGCTTCCGCGACGGCCTGGTGGAACAGCGCGTCGGCCTCGCTGAACGCCCGCAGCCCGGCCCCGGTCAGGGACCGCATGCGGTCGATCAGTCCGGCCATCCGGGCCAGGTCGTCCGCCGTACGCAGCCGGGCGGCGAGCCGGTTGCTCTCGGCGTCCAGGACCATCCGGAACTGGATCAGTTCGCCGAGGCTGCATAGGTGGGAGCGGGTGAGCCGGCCGAGCGCCTGGCTGAGGTTGTCGGCGGAGACGCCGAGCACTTCGGCGCCCAGCGGGTCGCCGGGGCGGGAGCGGATCAGGCCTGCCGACTGCAGCACCCGCAGGGCCTCGCGGACCGTCGAGCGGCCGACGCCGAACTGGCTGACCAGGTCCCGCTCGCCGGGCAGCCGGGAGCCGGGGGGCAGTTCGCCGCTGAGGATGCGTTCCTCTATCTGCTCGGCCACCCGCTGGTAGGCCCGTACCGGCTCGACGGGCGTGAAGGGAGCGTCGAAGGCGGCCATCGGGACCCCGTTCCGTTTTCCGGCCGATTGCTGCTGGTGGCCTCTTGACCCACCGATGAACGTGCGAGCAGAGTACGGGAAATCAACTGGTCTGACCAGTGGACTGGCCTACCAGCCAGGTGTTTTGGAGGTTCTATGCACGCCGCCCGGACCCACCCACCGACCGACATCGCGATCGACGCCGACGCGGCCGTCGCCTTCACCCAGGACCTGATCCGGCTGCGTACGGTCAACGCCACCGGCGCCACCGACGTCGAACGGCCGGCCGCCGAGCTGGTCGCGGCGCTCTTCACCGAGTTCGGCTGGCAGCACGAGGTGGTGGAGGTGGCGCCCGGCCGGCCGAACGTCGTCGCCGTCGTCGACGGGAAGGGCGGTGCCGGGCCGACCCTGATGTTCGAGGGGCACACGGACGTGGTCACCGAGGGGGACCCGGCGGTGTGGAGCGTCGACCCGTACGGCGCGGAGATCCGCGACGGCAAGCTGTGGGGCCGGGGCGCGGCGGACATGAAGTCCGGTGTGGCCGCCATGATCTACGGCGTGCGCGCGCTCCAGCTGGCCGGGCCGTTCCCCGGCCGGATCGTCCTGGGCGTGCTGTGCGACGAGGAGGGCATGATGCTCGGCGCCAAGGCCTTCGCCGCCTCGCCGCTGGCCGCCGAGATCGACGCCGTCGTCGTCTGCGAGCCCGAGGGCTACGAGGTGTGCACCTCGGCGCGCGGCGGTATCCGGCTCCGGCTGGAGCTGACCGGGGTGATGGCGCACGGCGCGATGCCCCAGGAGGGGAAGAACCCGGTCACCGCGGGGGCCAGGATCGTGGCGGCGCTCGGCCGCGCCCAGACCTGGGCCGAGGTGCGCTTCGGCGCGCATCCGCACGCCGGGCAGGTCACCGTCACCCCGACCGTGCTGCACGGCGGCGACCCCGACCAGCTCAACGTCATCCCGGCGCACGGCCTGGTCGGCGTCGACGTACGGACGATCCCCGGCACGGACCACGCCGAGCTGATCGACCGCATCCGCCGCGAGGCCGAGGAGGCCGCGGCGACCGTCGGCGTCACGGTCGCGCTGACCGTCGTCGACGACCGCCCGGCGATCGAGATCGCCGAGGACCACCCGGTGGTCGCCGGGCTGGTGGCGGCGCACGAGCGGGTGCACGGCAGCCGGCCGCCGTTCGGGGCGGTGCCCGGCACCACCGACGGCACGGTCCTGACCCGCGACGCGGGCCTGCCCACGGTCGTCTACGGGCCCGGCGGCAAGTGGATCGCGCACCAGAAGGACGAGTACGTGGAGGTGCGCGAGATCGGCGAGTACACCCGGGTGTACGCCGAGGCCGCGCGCCACTTCCTCACCCAGGGGGTGCGCCGCGATGACGCCTGAGGAGATCACCGGGCGCTTCCCCGGCGGGCTGCCGGTCGGTGACGGCTGGGTGCCCGCGCCCCGTACGGAGGCCGTCACCTTTCCGTACGACGGCAGCGAGGTCGCGCAGGCGCCGGTCGGGGACGAGGCGCTGGCCCGGCAGGCCGTGGCGCACGCGGCGGCGCTGCGGAAGGACGTGGCGCGGCTGCCCAGCCGCGTACGGCGCCGGGTGCTCGGCGGGGTGGCGGCGGCGCTCGCCGAGGCCGCGCGTCCGATGGAGGACCTGCTCGTCCTGGAGACCGGCAAGCCGCGGGTGGACTGCCGCACGGAGGTGCAGCGCGCGGTCGCCACGTGGGAGGCGGCGGCCGACGAGGTGGCGCACATCCACGGCGAGACCGTGCCGCTGGACCTGCTGCCCTCCGGGGACGGCATGACCGGCTTCTGGACCCGCCGCCCCATCGGGGTCGTGGTGGGCATCGCGGGCTTCAACTACCCGGTGCTGCTCGCCTCCCACAAGATCGCGCCGGCGCTCGCGGCCGGCTGCCCCGTGGTCGTCAAGCCCGCGCCCGCCACCCCGCTCGCCACGCTCTGGCTGGTCCACCTGGTCCGCGAGCGGCTGGCCGCGGCGGGCGCGCCCGTGGGCGCGGTGCAGCTGGTCACCGGTGACGCGGCGGTGGGACGCACGCTGACCACGCACGACGCGGTGGCGGCGGTCTCCTTCACCGGCTCCGCCGCGATCGGCCACCGCATCGCGCGGGACGCGGCGCCCCGCAAGGTCGTCCTCGAACTGGGCTCCAACGCCGCGCTGGTGGTGGCCGCCGACGCGGACCTCGACGCGGCGGCCGACGCCGTGGTCCGCGGCGGTTACTACGCCTCGGGGCAGGCGTGCATCGCCGTGCAGCGGGTGATCGCCGTCGAGGAGGTCGCCAAGGAGCTGGAGACGAGGATCGTCGAACGGCTCGCGGGCGTCGCGGTCGGCGACCCGCGCGAGGAGGCGACGCGGGTGGCCGCGCTCATCGACGAGGCGGCCACCGAGCGGGTACTGGCCTGGATCGAGGCGGCCCGCGCGGCCGGTGCGCGGGTGGTCACCGGGGGCGTACGGGACGGGCGCTGCCTCACCCCCGCGCTGCTCGCCGAGGTCCCGGGCGGGCAGCCCGCCTGGGACGAGGAGATCTTCGGCCCGGTCGTCGCGCTCCGCACGGTGCCCGACCTGGACGCCGCGTACGCCCTGGTCGACGACTCGCGGTACGGCCTGCACGCGGCGGTCTTCACCCGCGATCTGGGCGCCGCTTTCACGGCGATCGAGGAGCTCGACGTGGGCGGCGTGGTCGTCAACGAAGTCCCGGGCTACCGCAGCGACGTCGCCCCGTACGGCGGCGTGAAGGACTCCGGCATCGGCCGCGAGGGCCCCCGCTTCGCCATCGAGGAACTGACGGTGACCCGGATGGCGGTGATCAGGCCATGACATCCATGACATCCACTCGGCCGGCCGCCCCGTACCCCGCATCGACCAGGCGAAGGAGCCCCGCATGACGTACGCCGACCTCTTCCGGCTGGACGGGCGGCACATCGTCGTCGTCGGCGGGGCCAGCGGCATCGGCCGGGAGGCCGTACGGGCGCTGGCCGCGCACGGTGCGCACGTCACGGTCGCCGACCGGGACGCCGAGGGGGCGGCCGAGACCGTCCGGCTCGCCGAGGCGGAGCCGGCCGCGCCCGGCAGCCGCACCGGGACGGCGACCGCGTACGCACTCGACGTGCTGGACGCCGACGCGGTGCGGGCCGCCGCCGCGGCCTGGGGCGCGCCGGACGGGCTGGTCGTCACCGTCGGCGCCAACGTCCGCAAGCGGATCGCGGATTACACCCTGGCGGAGTTCGACCGGGTGGTGGCGCTCAACCTGCGGGCGCACTTCGCGCTCGTGCAGGCCGTCGCCCCGGCCATGGCCGAGCGTGGCAGCGGCAGTGTGGTCGGGCTCGCCTCGATGCGCGCGGTACAGGTCGAGCCGGGGCAGAGCGTGTACGCGGCGTCCAAGGCGGGCCTGGTGCAGTTCCTGCGGACGGCGGCGGCCGAGTGGGGGCCGCGCGGGGTGCGGTTCAACGCCATCGCGCCCGGAGTCGTCCGGACGCCGCTGACCGACCAGATCGCCGCCGACCCCGAGTGGTACGACGCGTACGCACAGGCGTCCGCGCTGCGCCGGTGGGCCGGTGCCGAGGAGCTGGCCGGCGCCGTCCACTACCTGGTGTCGGACGCCTCCACCTTCGTCACCGGCAGCGTGCTGTCCGTGGACGGCGGCTGGACAGCGGTCGACGGCCGGTACGAGCCCTCCGTCTGACCTGCGGAATTCCTGCGATAACGTCCAGGCGGCCGGTACCGCGCGCACGGCGGACCGGACCGCACCCCCTCTTCCCCGAAGGGAGCCCCATGTCGCACGCCCCCGAGGACCGCGGGCGGGAGGGCCCGGCGGAGACCGGGCCGCACCCGCTCGACGGCCTGCCCGAAGTGAGCGCCCGGCGCCCCGCGCTGTGGCTGCTGCTCGTGCCGGCCGTGCTGTACTGCCTGGCGCCGCTGGTGGCGAACCGCATCGAGCCGCGCATCCTCGGTGTGCCGTTCCTGCTGTTCTGGATCCTCGCCGCGACGGTCATCAGCCCCCTCGTCATCTGGGCCGTCACCCGACTGGACCCCGCCTACCGTGCCGACGCGGCGGAACCGCTCCCCGCCGACCGGAACACCGCCCGCGCCCGCAGAGGCACGTCCGAAGGAGGCGCCGCATGAGCGGCTCAGCGGCGATCGCGACGTCCCTCTTCGGCGTGGCCATGGTCGCGACCATCGTCATCGGCGTGCTCAGCGCACGCGGCCGGGACAAGGGCCTGGCCGAGTGGTCGGTGTCCAGCCGGGGCCTGGGCGTGCTCTTCATCTGGCTGCTGATGGCCGGTGAGACCTACACCAGCTTCTCCTTCCTCGGCACGGCCGGCTGGTCGTACTCCTTCGGCGTACCGATCCTCTACCTCGTCGCCTACCTCACCGTCGGCTTCGCGGTCGCGTACGTCGTCGGCCCGGCCATCTGGACGTACGCCGCCCGGCACGGCCTGATCTCCATCGCGGACATGGCCGAACACCGCTTCCGGTCCCGGCCCGTGGGCATCCTCGTCGCGGTGATCGCGACGGTTTTCCTGGTGCCGTACATCCAGGTGCAGATCCAGGGCATGGGCGTCGTCGTGAACGCGATGACGTACGGGAGCGTGGACCTGCGGGTCGCGGCCGTCGTCTCCTTCGTCGTCGCCGAGGTCTTCATCCTGGTGTCCGGGCTGCGCGGCTCCGCGTGGGTCAGCGCGCTCAAGGACGTGCTGGTGATCTTCGCGGTGGTCTTCCTCGCGGTGTACGTGCCGACGCACTACCTCGACGGCGTCGGCGACTTCATGCACCGCATGGTCGCGGAGAAGCCCGAGTGGCTGACCTTCCCCGGGCACGAGTCCGGGGGCAAGGGCGGGCTGTGGTTCGTCACGACGACGCTGCTCAACGCCGTGACCATCACCATCTTCCCGACCACCGTCGCCGGTTACCTCAGCGCGAAGAACCCCAACGCGCTGCGCCGCAACGCCGTGCTGCTGCCCTGGTACCAGCTGTTGCTCTTCGTCCCGATGATGATCGGCGCCACCGCGCTGTTCGTGATGCCGGCCCTCGGCAACCCCGACCTGGCGCTGTTCAGCCTGGTCACCGACTCGCTCCCGGCCCCCGTCGTGGCCGTCATCGGCGTCGCGGGCGCGCTCTCCGCCATCGTCCCGAT includes these proteins:
- a CDS encoding DUF3311 domain-containing protein is translated as MSHAPEDRGREGPAETGPHPLDGLPEVSARRPALWLLLVPAVLYCLAPLVANRIEPRILGVPFLLFWILAATVISPLVIWAVTRLDPAYRADAAEPLPADRNTARARRGTSEGGAA
- a CDS encoding sodium:solute symporter family protein, encoding MSGSAAIATSLFGVAMVATIVIGVLSARGRDKGLAEWSVSSRGLGVLFIWLLMAGETYTSFSFLGTAGWSYSFGVPILYLVAYLTVGFAVAYVVGPAIWTYAARHGLISIADMAEHRFRSRPVGILVAVIATVFLVPYIQVQIQGMGVVVNAMTYGSVDLRVAAVVSFVVAEVFILVSGLRGSAWVSALKDVLVIFAVVFLAVYVPTHYLDGVGDFMHRMVAEKPEWLTFPGHESGGKGGLWFVTTTLLNAVTITIFPTTVAGYLSAKNPNALRRNAVLLPWYQLLLFVPMMIGATALFVMPALGNPDLALFSLVTDSLPAPVVAVIGVAGALSAIVPMSVFMLAIGTLWGRTLLGGGNGADPRSRRTGRTPADDVRTKRLSQLVCLIAGLIALAGALFHPNTLVQLSVLSYEGLAQLVPVVLLALFWRRMTKAGAVAGLFTGLAVVVALWATGNDPLYGVNGGIIALVVNLLVTVAVTFAGPAGHQRVPRATAGTTPVPAAPKEAP
- a CDS encoding aldehyde dehydrogenase family protein, encoding MTPEEITGRFPGGLPVGDGWVPAPRTEAVTFPYDGSEVAQAPVGDEALARQAVAHAAALRKDVARLPSRVRRRVLGGVAAALAEAARPMEDLLVLETGKPRVDCRTEVQRAVATWEAAADEVAHIHGETVPLDLLPSGDGMTGFWTRRPIGVVVGIAGFNYPVLLASHKIAPALAAGCPVVVKPAPATPLATLWLVHLVRERLAAAGAPVGAVQLVTGDAAVGRTLTTHDAVAAVSFTGSAAIGHRIARDAAPRKVVLELGSNAALVVAADADLDAAADAVVRGGYYASGQACIAVQRVIAVEEVAKELETRIVERLAGVAVGDPREEATRVAALIDEAATERVLAWIEAARAAGARVVTGGVRDGRCLTPALLAEVPGGQPAWDEEIFGPVVALRTVPDLDAAYALVDDSRYGLHAAVFTRDLGAAFTAIEELDVGGVVVNEVPGYRSDVAPYGGVKDSGIGREGPRFAIEELTVTRMAVIRP
- a CDS encoding FadR/GntR family transcriptional regulator — encoded protein: MAAFDAPFTPVEPVRAYQRVAEQIEERILSGELPPGSRLPGERDLVSQFGVGRSTVREALRVLQSAGLIRSRPGDPLGAEVLGVSADNLSQALGRLTRSHLCSLGELIQFRMVLDAESNRLAARLRTADDLARMAGLIDRMRSLTGAGLRAFSEADALFHQAVAEASRNALLGLCARAVHDAVVEIIERKIADAGDTAVRRERSIDHHEQVLAAIRAGDAPHAAQLARQALHAYYADHVEPDTRALLSAALEQE
- a CDS encoding cyclase family protein, with amino-acid sequence MTDAMRALGAELRNWGRWGADDQRGTTNLITPEKVVAAAGAIRTGKVFDLGIPLDADGPQTGEFRSNPRRFMSRTGQERELPGGGHGADDWVMMPLQAGTQWDALSHMYYDDHLYNGYPAAEHLNALGASRNAIQHQAKGIAGRGVLLDIARLKGVDRLAAGAAITPDDLDAACAEQGVTVGAGDVLLVRTGWWSVFAADGDRERFMADEPGLSLECARWLHERDVAAVAADNWALEVLPAQQEGLTLPLHLVLLRDMGMTIGEMFDLDELAADCAADSVYQFFFTAPPLKFTGAVGSPLNPLAIK
- a CDS encoding M20 family metallopeptidase, coding for MHAARTHPPTDIAIDADAAVAFTQDLIRLRTVNATGATDVERPAAELVAALFTEFGWQHEVVEVAPGRPNVVAVVDGKGGAGPTLMFEGHTDVVTEGDPAVWSVDPYGAEIRDGKLWGRGAADMKSGVAAMIYGVRALQLAGPFPGRIVLGVLCDEEGMMLGAKAFAASPLAAEIDAVVVCEPEGYEVCTSARGGIRLRLELTGVMAHGAMPQEGKNPVTAGARIVAALGRAQTWAEVRFGAHPHAGQVTVTPTVLHGGDPDQLNVIPAHGLVGVDVRTIPGTDHAELIDRIRREAEEAAATVGVTVALTVVDDRPAIEIAEDHPVVAGLVAAHERVHGSRPPFGAVPGTTDGTVLTRDAGLPTVVYGPGGKWIAHQKDEYVEVREIGEYTRVYAEAARHFLTQGVRRDDA
- a CDS encoding SDR family NAD(P)-dependent oxidoreductase, which translates into the protein MTYADLFRLDGRHIVVVGGASGIGREAVRALAAHGAHVTVADRDAEGAAETVRLAEAEPAAPGSRTGTATAYALDVLDADAVRAAAAAWGAPDGLVVTVGANVRKRIADYTLAEFDRVVALNLRAHFALVQAVAPAMAERGSGSVVGLASMRAVQVEPGQSVYAASKAGLVQFLRTAAAEWGPRGVRFNAIAPGVVRTPLTDQIAADPEWYDAYAQASALRRWAGAEELAGAVHYLVSDASTFVTGSVLSVDGGWTAVDGRYEPSV